The proteins below come from a single Aegilops tauschii subsp. strangulata cultivar AL8/78 chromosome 6, Aet v6.0, whole genome shotgun sequence genomic window:
- the LOC109740565 gene encoding vesicle-associated protein 1-2 isoform X2: MSSESRELLGIDPNELRFAFELKKQISCSLHLTNRTDQYIAFKVKTTSPKKYCVRPNNGIVAPRSTFDVLVTMQAQREAPPDMQCRDKFLVQSAVVSQDISPKDINGDMFTKESGNVVDEVKLQVVYAPPSKPTSVNEGSDQESLGSWSYQETTRELAEPETIPSDPLALILKLMKEEKNFAVQENNKLREELRLLRREISRQNVGFSLLFVLVAAILGILLGFFMKR, from the exons ATGAGCTCCGAGTCCAGGGAGCTGCTCGGAATCGACCCCAACGAGCTCCGCTTCGCCT TCGAGCTAAAGAAGCAGATCTCGTGTTCACTGCATCTGACAAACAGGACAGACCAATACATCGCCTTCAAG GTTAAGACAACGAGCCCAAAGAAGTACTGTGTCCGGCCAAACAACGGCATTGTGGCGCCGCGATCCACATTTGATGTTCTCG TAACCATGCAAGCACAGCGGGAGGCGCCGCCGGATATGCAATGCAGGGACAAGTTCCTTGTGCAGAGTGCCGTGGTCAGCCAGGACATTTCACCAAAGGATATCAACGGAGACATG TTCACCAAAGAATCGGGCAATGTGGTGGACGAGGTGAAGCTGCAGGTTGTTTATGCTCCACCGTCGAAACCGACGTCCGTAAATGAGGGTTCTGATCAGGAAAGTCTGGGCAGTTGGAGTTATCAAGAG ACAACAAGAGAACTTGCAGAACCAGAAACAATACCGTCTGAC CCCTTGGCATTAATTTTGAAGTTGATGAAGGAGGAGAAGAATTTTGCTGTTCAAGAGAACAATAAGCTTCGAGAGGAACTG CGTCTCCTAAGACGGGAAATCAGCAGGCAGAACGTTGGTTTCTCGCTACTTTTCGTGCTCGTGGCGGCTATTCTAGGCATCCTACTAGGCTTCTTCATGAAGAGATGA
- the LOC109740565 gene encoding vesicle-associated protein 1-2 isoform X1: MTADLGGVAQWRLGTRCAVIDSRRRRQLSGVMVAPMAEWPDKVEASISALKTDVWKMAATTHVKTTSPKKYCVRPNNGIVAPRSTFDVLVTMQAQREAPPDMQCRDKFLVQSAVVSQDISPKDINGDMFTKESGNVVDEVKLQVVYAPPSKPTSVNEGSDQESLGSWSYQETTRELAEPETIPSDPLALILKLMKEEKNFAVQENNKLREELRLLRREISRQNVGFSLLFVLVAAILGILLGFFMKR; the protein is encoded by the exons ATGACGGCGGATCTCGGTGGCGTGGCGCAGTGGAGACTAGGCACCCGATGCGCGGTGAtagactcgcgcaggaggaggcagttgtctggcgtcatggtggcgcCGATGGCAGAGTGGCCTGACAAGGTAGAAGCCTCAATATCTGCTCTGAAGACGGACgtgtggaagatggcggcgacgacacat GTTAAGACAACGAGCCCAAAGAAGTACTGTGTCCGGCCAAACAACGGCATTGTGGCGCCGCGATCCACATTTGATGTTCTCG TAACCATGCAAGCACAGCGGGAGGCGCCGCCGGATATGCAATGCAGGGACAAGTTCCTTGTGCAGAGTGCCGTGGTCAGCCAGGACATTTCACCAAAGGATATCAACGGAGACATG TTCACCAAAGAATCGGGCAATGTGGTGGACGAGGTGAAGCTGCAGGTTGTTTATGCTCCACCGTCGAAACCGACGTCCGTAAATGAGGGTTCTGATCAGGAAAGTCTGGGCAGTTGGAGTTATCAAGAG ACAACAAGAGAACTTGCAGAACCAGAAACAATACCGTCTGAC CCCTTGGCATTAATTTTGAAGTTGATGAAGGAGGAGAAGAATTTTGCTGTTCAAGAGAACAATAAGCTTCGAGAGGAACTG CGTCTCCTAAGACGGGAAATCAGCAGGCAGAACGTTGGTTTCTCGCTACTTTTCGTGCTCGTGGCGGCTATTCTAGGCATCCTACTAGGCTTCTTCATGAAGAGATGA